In Flavobacterium sp. N3904, one DNA window encodes the following:
- a CDS encoding DUF3857 and transglutaminase domain-containing protein: MKSKHQALFLFLILFCFYANAQEFKLGKVSIAELEQKVHPKDTAAVAAILFKKGETKFEYSQNDGFVMYTDVKMRIKIYKKEGYEWANNEVEYYVGSNELKESVTFSNAITYNLVGGKIEKTKLKSDGEFDEKVNKYWNRSKITMPNVKVGSIIEYEYTLKTPRYGTINKWDFQTSIPVDFVEYKTYIPEFFVYNPNQKGYIFPKVNTDKKEKSILLVSKEAPHTNVGGYVTTSETVNYEEIITTFIAENLLAMKEEVFVNNIENYTSSVTHELMMTKFPNSFPKAYSTDWNTVVKTIYDNDDFGSELNKTGYFENDLKAVVAGLTKQDEIILAVLNYVKSSVKWNDYYGYFCNDGVKQAYKNKTGNVAEINLMLTAMLRNAGLDANPVLVSTRSNGIALFPNRTAFNYVVAAVETSGGLILLDATDKFSTPNILPFRDLNWIGRLIRKDGTSEQVDLMPNKASNDYITMNYSIAENGQISGKLRRQRTDHNAKNFREKIIGLKQDDYLEKLENENDKIDIIDYSRANEHDLKMPVMETFSFSGSNMCEVIGGKIYVNPMLFFTISQSPFKQEVREYPVDFGYAFEDKYIINIQIPPGYVVETLPEKVFFTMEDNLGSFKYMANIVENSIQLSVSHQINTPIVSSEYYAMLKEYYQIMIAKETEKIVLKKV; this comes from the coding sequence ATGAAATCCAAACACCAAGCCCTTTTTTTATTTTTAATCCTATTTTGTTTCTATGCAAACGCTCAAGAATTTAAATTAGGAAAAGTCTCCATTGCCGAATTAGAGCAAAAAGTGCATCCCAAAGATACTGCAGCTGTAGCGGCAATATTATTTAAAAAGGGTGAAACAAAATTTGAGTATTCTCAAAATGATGGTTTTGTGATGTATACAGATGTTAAAATGCGTATTAAAATTTATAAAAAAGAAGGATACGAATGGGCAAACAATGAAGTTGAATATTATGTTGGAAGTAATGAATTAAAAGAAAGTGTTACTTTTTCTAATGCAATAACTTATAATTTAGTTGGCGGGAAAATTGAAAAAACTAAATTGAAAAGTGATGGTGAATTTGATGAGAAAGTTAACAAATATTGGAATAGGAGTAAAATAACGATGCCAAACGTAAAAGTAGGATCAATAATTGAATATGAATACACTTTGAAAACACCACGATATGGAACTATAAATAAATGGGATTTCCAAACAAGTATTCCAGTAGATTTTGTAGAGTATAAAACGTATATTCCAGAATTTTTTGTATATAACCCCAATCAAAAAGGATATATTTTTCCTAAAGTGAATACAGATAAAAAAGAAAAATCGATACTATTGGTAAGTAAAGAAGCTCCACATACAAATGTTGGAGGTTACGTGACAACTTCTGAAACAGTAAATTACGAAGAAATAATAACGACTTTTATTGCCGAAAATTTACTGGCGATGAAAGAAGAGGTTTTTGTTAATAATATCGAAAATTATACTTCAAGTGTTACACATGAATTAATGATGACCAAGTTTCCTAATTCATTTCCAAAAGCGTATTCCACTGACTGGAATACAGTGGTAAAAACTATTTATGACAATGATGATTTTGGATCGGAACTCAATAAAACAGGTTATTTTGAAAACGATTTGAAAGCAGTTGTTGCAGGTTTAACAAAACAAGACGAAATCATTTTAGCCGTTTTAAATTATGTAAAATCTTCTGTAAAATGGAATGACTACTACGGTTATTTTTGCAATGATGGAGTGAAACAGGCCTATAAAAACAAAACTGGAAATGTGGCCGAAATAAACTTAATGCTTACAGCTATGCTTCGTAATGCAGGATTAGATGCAAATCCTGTTTTAGTGAGTACAAGATCAAACGGAATAGCTCTTTTTCCTAATAGAACTGCTTTCAATTATGTTGTTGCTGCAGTAGAAACATCGGGTGGATTGATTTTATTAGATGCTACCGATAAGTTTTCTACACCAAATATTTTGCCGTTTAGAGATTTGAACTGGATAGGTAGATTAATTAGAAAAGATGGGACATCAGAGCAAGTTGATTTAATGCCAAATAAAGCTTCAAATGACTATATAACTATGAATTATTCTATTGCTGAAAATGGTCAAATTTCGGGGAAATTGAGAAGACAAAGAACAGATCACAATGCAAAGAATTTTAGGGAGAAAATTATAGGATTAAAACAAGATGATTATCTTGAGAAGTTGGAAAATGAAAATGACAAAATAGATATCATAGATTATTCCAGAGCAAATGAGCATGATCTGAAAATGCCAGTTATGGAAACATTTTCTTTTTCTGGTTCGAATATGTGTGAAGTTATTGGAGGCAAAATTTATGTAAACCCAATGTTATTCTTTACAATTTCACAAAGTCCTTTCAAACAAGAAGTTAGAGAATATCCAGTAGACTTTGGATATGCTTTTGAAGACAAATACATTATTAACATTCAAATTCCTCCAGGATATGTAGTAGAAACTCTTCCTGAAAAAGTATTTTTTACTATGGAAGATAATTTAGGCAGTTTTAAATATATGGCTAATATAGTTGAAAACAGCATTCAATTGTCAGTTTCGCACCAAATAAACACGCCAATAGTTTCTTCAGAGTATTATGCGATGCTTAAAGAATATTACCAAATTATGATTGCCAAAGAGACCGAAAAAATTGTTTTAAAAAAAGTATAA
- the dtd gene encoding D-aminoacyl-tRNA deacylase: MKVVLQRVSSASVTIDSKIVANIQKGLLVLVGIEDSDSQEDIDWLVGKIAKIRIFDDENHVMNLSVQDVDGDIIVVSQFTLHASTKKGNRPSYIKASKPEIAIPLYENFVKQIENELGKKVQTGIFGADMKVMLINDGPVTIQIDSKNKE; encoded by the coding sequence ATGAAAGTAGTTTTGCAACGTGTTTCTTCAGCTTCTGTAACCATCGATTCTAAAATTGTGGCCAATATTCAAAAAGGATTATTGGTTTTAGTGGGGATTGAAGACAGCGACTCCCAAGAAGATATTGATTGGTTGGTGGGAAAAATTGCCAAAATCCGTATTTTTGATGATGAGAATCATGTCATGAATCTATCTGTTCAGGATGTTGATGGCGACATTATTGTGGTGAGTCAATTTACATTACATGCCTCTACCAAAAAGGGAAATCGTCCTTCGTATATAAAAGCTTCAAAACCAGAAATCGCCATTCCGTTATATGAAAATTTTGTAAAGCAAATCGAAAATGAACTTGGCAAAAAAGTACAAACCGGAATTTTTGGCGCCGATATGAAAGTAATGTTGATTAACGATGGTCCCGTTACCATACAAATAGACAGTAAAAATAAAGAATAA
- a CDS encoding DUF3857 domain-containing protein, with amino-acid sequence MTYKFASAISIVFLFTTTFLFAQKSDFSSLTISDSLKENANAIVRLNQIDIVIASQRSMNIKTKRVVTVLNENGFDATEAYENYDKSRPVKSILATVYDAFGKEIKKIKRSDFRDVSAVSGSTLFSESRYIYLDYTPIQYPFTIVFESETETSNTAFIPQWIPLNDYAVSVEKSILTISFPSDLGFKYKEFNFSNFNIKKTVDTSTKLSYVALKMLAQKEETSSPSINYLFPKVMMGLESFHLEGVDGNAKTWNEFGKWYSEKILTGTTDLPEETKAKMKSLVGAETDPIKKAQIIYKYVQEKSRYVNISIGIGGWKPMLAVDVDRLGYGDCKALSNYTKALLSAVDVPSYNVVLYGNPRKRDIETDFVSMQGNHMILAILNKDKYVFLECTSQVDPFGYQGTFTDDRNVLIMKPEGGEIVRTKIYDDKGNTQISKGSYTIAENGDLSGKIGIVSEGSQYNQKFHNDKFSAKEIEEFYKEYWGTINNLKINKITFKNDPDKISFAEIAEISAANYGNLSVNKMMFAVNAYNQNTQIIKRIRNRKNPFEVQRGFVDNDEIEIAFPANFSIEFLPTNVEINTKFGEYKTEIVKKDNHNIIYKRNFFIKKGLYTNKEYDEYRLFMEQVSRNDNAKIILTKS; translated from the coding sequence ATGACCTACAAGTTTGCTTCCGCGATTTCTATTGTTTTTTTATTTACTACCACATTTCTTTTTGCTCAAAAAAGTGATTTCAGTTCCCTAACCATTTCCGATAGTCTCAAAGAAAATGCCAATGCAATTGTTCGTTTGAACCAAATTGATATTGTTATCGCTTCTCAGCGCAGTATGAATATCAAAACCAAAAGAGTAGTTACCGTTCTTAATGAAAATGGATTTGATGCCACAGAAGCTTATGAAAATTATGATAAATCAAGACCTGTAAAGAGTATATTGGCAACAGTTTACGATGCTTTTGGGAAAGAAATAAAAAAAATAAAGAGAAGTGATTTTAGAGATGTGAGTGCAGTAAGTGGTAGTACATTATTCTCTGAAAGCCGCTATATTTATTTAGATTACACTCCAATTCAATATCCATTTACAATTGTTTTTGAAAGTGAAACAGAAACTTCCAATACGGCTTTTATTCCGCAATGGATTCCTTTAAATGATTATGCTGTAAGTGTTGAAAAAAGCATACTTACCATAAGTTTTCCTTCAGATCTTGGTTTTAAATATAAAGAATTCAATTTTTCGAATTTTAATATAAAAAAAACGGTAGATACATCAACAAAGCTTTCTTACGTGGCTCTAAAAATGTTAGCTCAAAAAGAAGAAACATCAAGTCCTTCAATTAACTATCTATTTCCAAAAGTGATGATGGGATTAGAATCATTTCATTTGGAAGGTGTAGATGGAAACGCTAAAACATGGAATGAGTTTGGGAAATGGTACAGCGAAAAGATTCTGACCGGGACAACAGATTTGCCCGAAGAAACAAAAGCCAAAATGAAATCGCTTGTGGGAGCAGAAACAGATCCCATTAAAAAAGCGCAAATTATTTATAAATATGTTCAGGAAAAATCCAGATACGTTAACATAAGTATTGGTATTGGGGGTTGGAAACCAATGCTGGCAGTTGATGTTGATCGTTTGGGATATGGAGATTGCAAGGCTTTGAGTAATTATACAAAAGCGCTTCTAAGTGCAGTAGACGTTCCTTCCTATAATGTGGTATTATATGGCAATCCAAGAAAGCGTGATATTGAAACCGATTTTGTGTCTATGCAGGGAAATCATATGATTTTGGCAATACTCAATAAAGATAAATATGTGTTTTTGGAATGTACCAGTCAAGTAGATCCATTTGGTTATCAGGGAACTTTTACCGACGACAGAAATGTTTTAATAATGAAACCTGAAGGAGGGGAGATTGTCAGAACAAAAATATATGACGATAAAGGGAATACTCAAATCAGTAAAGGGTCTTATACAATTGCAGAAAATGGAGATTTGTCGGGAAAAATTGGAATCGTTTCTGAGGGTTCCCAATACAATCAAAAATTTCATAATGATAAATTTTCTGCAAAAGAAATAGAAGAATTTTATAAAGAGTATTGGGGAACAATCAACAACCTGAAAATTAATAAAATCACTTTCAAAAACGATCCTGATAAAATAAGTTTTGCCGAAATTGCAGAGATAAGTGCTGCAAATTATGGTAATCTATCGGTCAATAAAATGATGTTTGCCGTAAATGCTTACAATCAAAATACGCAAATCATAAAAAGAATTCGGAACAGGAAAAATCCTTTTGAAGTACAACGAGGATTTGTAGATAATGATGAAATAGAGATTGCGTTTCCAGCCAATTTTTCAATTGAATTTCTTCCGACAAATGTGGAAATTAATACCAAATTCGGAGAATATAAAACTGAGATTGTAAAAAAAGACAATCACAATATAATTTATAAAAGAAACTTTTTTATTAAAAAAGGATTGTATACCAATAAAGAATACGATGAATATCGCCTTTTTATGGAACAAGTTTCCAGAAATGACAATGCCAAAATAATTTTAACCAAATCTTAA